One segment of Stomatobaculum sp. F0698 DNA contains the following:
- a CDS encoding M50 family metallopeptidase encodes MQQLINVILSILLFGFIIFFHELGHFLAARLFGVGVVSFSLGMGPKILSVERGGTEYAIRAVPFGGFCAMCGEDEAAEKLSPDDFNAHAPWQRFLILIAGACFNFLLAFLLAAVLLVQTGVDKPYIGKLMPGMPAEAAGLKPGDRILAVNGSKATFFRDVSLQLQFHAGEPVTFRYETAEGELRTVTVTPQYLEEQGGYYTGIVSAGSTPVKDPLSLVYYAAGEVNLNIRMAIQSVRMLVKGAVSPKNLTGPVGIVQAISDNMDAARPYGLRAVLLSLLSFGLLLSANLGVMNLLPLPALDGGRALLTAVEAVIRRPLNRKIEAMVHTAGFALLMGLMLYVLWNDVMRIVQHTGF; translated from the coding sequence GTGCAGCAGTTAATCAATGTCATCCTGTCAATTTTACTCTTTGGCTTTATCATTTTTTTCCATGAGCTCGGGCATTTTCTCGCGGCGAGACTTTTCGGTGTCGGTGTGGTCAGTTTTTCGCTCGGGATGGGCCCCAAAATTCTCTCAGTGGAACGGGGCGGCACCGAGTATGCGATTCGTGCCGTGCCCTTTGGCGGCTTCTGTGCCATGTGCGGCGAGGATGAGGCAGCGGAGAAATTGAGTCCGGACGACTTCAATGCACATGCTCCTTGGCAGCGCTTTCTCATTTTAATTGCGGGGGCCTGCTTTAACTTTCTGCTTGCGTTTTTGCTCGCGGCCGTCCTGCTCGTGCAGACGGGCGTGGACAAACCCTACATCGGTAAACTGATGCCGGGTATGCCGGCAGAGGCGGCCGGACTGAAGCCCGGGGACCGTATCCTCGCGGTCAACGGAAGCAAGGCCACCTTTTTCCGCGATGTATCGCTTCAACTGCAGTTCCATGCCGGAGAGCCGGTTACCTTCCGCTATGAGACAGCGGAAGGGGAGCTGCGGACGGTTACGGTAACACCGCAGTACCTCGAAGAGCAGGGGGGCTATTATACCGGCATCGTGTCTGCGGGAAGCACACCGGTCAAGGATCCGCTTTCGCTGGTTTACTACGCAGCGGGAGAAGTAAACCTCAACATACGCATGGCGATTCAGTCGGTGCGCATGCTTGTGAAGGGGGCGGTCTCCCCGAAAAATCTGACCGGACCTGTGGGCATTGTGCAGGCAATCAGCGATAACATGGATGCCGCGCGTCCTTACGGGCTTCGCGCGGTATTGCTCTCGCTGTTATCCTTCGGGCTTTTGCTCAGTGCGAACTTGGGGGTTATGAATCTCTTGCCGCTGCCGGCCTTGGACGGCGGAAGAGCGCTGCTCACAGCCGTTGAGGCGGTCATACGCCGACCGCTCAACCGAAAAATCGAGGCTATGGTTCACACGGCGGGCTTTGCCCTCTTGATGGGCCTCATGCTCTATGTGCTCTGGAACGATGTCATGCGCATTGTGCAGCACACGGGCTTCTAA
- the ispG gene encoding flavodoxin-dependent (E)-4-hydroxy-3-methylbut-2-enyl-diphosphate synthase codes for MRERHKTRTVRIGDVAIGGDNPIRIQSMCNTKTENVEATVAQIRALAAAGCEIIRVAVPNEEAASALKDIRRQIKLPLVADIHFDYRLALAAMENGADKIRINPGNIGEDWKLREVVNAAKERNIPIRVGVNSGSLEKEILKKYGGVTAEGIVESALEKVGRIEELDYENLVISIKSSDVLMCIRAHELLADKTDYPLHIGITEAGTLLRGTVKSAVGLGVILYEGIGDTIRVSLTGDPLEEIKAAREILKSLGLRKGGVEVVSCPTCGRTEIDLIGLANQVEGLVERYSDLDVRVAVMGCVVNGPGEAREADFGVAGGKGAGVLIRKGEVIRTMPESELLPALEAELQRVRAERQ; via the coding sequence ATGAGAGAACGTCATAAGACAAGGACGGTGCGCATCGGAGATGTCGCAATCGGCGGTGACAACCCGATTCGCATCCAGTCCATGTGTAATACCAAGACAGAGAATGTCGAGGCCACAGTCGCGCAGATTCGCGCGCTCGCCGCGGCAGGCTGCGAGATTATACGCGTCGCGGTGCCGAACGAGGAGGCCGCTTCGGCGCTCAAGGACATTCGTCGGCAGATTAAGCTGCCGCTGGTCGCGGACATTCACTTTGATTATCGTCTGGCTCTTGCGGCCATGGAAAACGGGGCCGATAAGATACGCATTAACCCGGGCAACATCGGCGAGGATTGGAAGCTGCGCGAAGTTGTGAACGCCGCGAAAGAGCGCAATATCCCGATCCGAGTCGGTGTGAACTCCGGTTCGCTCGAAAAGGAAATCCTCAAAAAATACGGCGGAGTCACGGCCGAGGGCATCGTGGAATCCGCACTCGAAAAGGTGGGGCGTATCGAAGAACTCGATTATGAGAACTTGGTTATCAGCATCAAGTCTTCGGACGTTTTGATGTGCATCAGGGCACATGAGCTGCTCGCGGACAAAACGGATTATCCCCTGCACATCGGCATTACCGAGGCGGGGACTCTGCTCCGCGGAACCGTGAAGTCCGCGGTGGGACTCGGCGTAATACTCTACGAAGGCATAGGGGATACGATACGTGTCTCTCTGACCGGAGATCCGCTCGAGGAAATCAAGGCGGCGCGCGAAATCTTAAAGAGCCTCGGCCTTCGGAAGGGCGGGGTGGAAGTCGTGTCCTGTCCGACCTGCGGCCGCACGGAAATTGATTTGATCGGCCTTGCGAATCAGGTGGAAGGCCTTGTGGAGCGCTACAGCGACTTGGATGTTCGTGTCGCGGTTATGGGTTGCGTGGTGAACGGTCCCGGCGAGGCACGGGAGGCGGATTTCGGCGTAGCCGGCGGCAAGGGCGCGGGAGTTTTGATTCGGAAGGGCGAGGTGATACGGACCATGCCCGAAAGCGAACTGCTCCCGGCCTTGGAAGCGGAATTACAGCGTGTCAGGGCAGAACGGCAATGA
- a CDS encoding PolC-type DNA polymerase III → MKNFCEVFPHFQATAAEQALVACLLVERVCVSDDMSRLTVYVVSRSFAERAAFQALAEELKEQLFGKRKVLVEIRERFQLGGDFTPEQLFGAYRESLLAELKSRSLIAARILERGTVRFPSPEVLCCEVEDMPLNRRVVPDLKRYLEEEVFLGRCGIPMEFRADYVPYKRKELAEVPAETLAIRNREEREEEGFFLSGEEGPDMQGENAETAFTAVSEKQTLSEEKAKAEKQKPDKTIKQTKHGDQKGNYRGEKREFTRKLRRSDNPDVLYGRDFEDNFIPISEITEVVGEVTIRGKVFELDVRYIEKSGSTLFIFSVTDFTDSITAKLFVRGEGEELDRLKSEIKVGSFLKLRGATTIDNRDGELILGSVNGMKKSESFEESKREDHAREKRVELHCHTKMSDLDAVNSAKDIIKQVKNWGMEAVAITDHGNLQAFPEAWHAVSGDLQKNPKIIYGVEGYLVDDLKELVVAPGERTLDDSFVVFDIETTGFSPRKSRIIEIGAVKVENGKIVDRFSQFVNPELPIPYRIEQLTGINDAMVRNAPPIERVLPGFLAFCGDSAVVAHNAAFDTSFIRENAHAQGMEYAPTILDTVSLAHVLLPKLNRYKLDTVAKALGVSLQNHHRAVDDAECTAGIFLKFIEMLKARGAHTLSEVAALGDSSEALIRKMNSYHVIILAKNELGRVNLYRLVSDSHLKYYHKRPRIPKSELQRYREGLIIGSACEAGELYQALLRDASDEEINRIASFYDYLEIQPIANNLFMLDSDRYTPDTEEDLRNLNRRIVSIGEALQKPVVATCDVHFLNPEDEIYRRMIFFGNKYDDADRQPPLYFRTTEEMLREFAYLGAEKCEEVVIKNTQKIARMVERISPVRPDKCPPVIEHSDEKLTELCYGMAHAQYGDPLPALVQERLDKELNSIIKNGFAVMYIIAHELVKHSNEEGYLVGSRGSVGSSFVAYTAGITEVNPLPPHYVCPNCRYSDFDSEIPKQFAGTAGCDMPDQVCPHCGAKMRKDGFDIPFETFLGFKGDKEPDIDLNFSGENQSSAHAYTEVIFGKGQTFRAGTVGTLAEKTAFGYVKNYFEEHGTRKRKCEINRLVQGCVGVRRTTGQHPGGIVVLPKGESIYSFTPLQHPANDMNTPIVTTHFEYHAIDHNLLKLDILGHQDPTMIRKLQDLTQIDPVKDIPLDSPEVMSLFQSTEALGVKSEDILGCQLGALGIPEFGTDFAMNMVIEAKPKGFSDLVRIAGLAHGTDVWQGNAQVLISEGTATIQTAICTRDDIMLSLIQWGMDPQESFKIMESVRKGKGLTPEWEEHMREHEVPDWYIWSCKKIKYMFPKAHAAAYVMMAWRIGYCKIFYPLAYYAAYFTIRATGFSYESMCQGKERLEFLLAELGKRNYKGNRTNPLTPKEEDMIKDGRIAQEMYARGFSFLPIDLYRVSATQFTIVDAKIMPALTSIDGLGESAAEQIVRAAAEGAFISKDDFRSRSGVGQTTCDLLDRLGILGKLPESNQLSLFDFS, encoded by the coding sequence ATGAAGAATTTTTGTGAAGTATTTCCGCATTTTCAGGCGACAGCGGCAGAACAGGCGCTTGTCGCCTGCTTGCTTGTGGAGCGGGTTTGTGTTTCGGACGACATGTCACGTCTCACGGTCTATGTGGTGTCTCGCAGCTTTGCGGAGCGCGCTGCCTTCCAGGCGCTCGCGGAGGAACTCAAAGAACAGCTCTTCGGGAAGCGAAAGGTGCTGGTTGAAATCCGAGAGCGCTTTCAGCTCGGCGGCGATTTTACGCCCGAGCAGCTGTTCGGTGCCTACCGTGAGAGTCTGCTCGCGGAATTGAAGAGCCGCTCTCTGATTGCAGCCCGCATCTTGGAGCGCGGCACCGTGCGCTTTCCGAGCCCCGAAGTCCTTTGTTGCGAAGTGGAAGATATGCCCTTAAATCGCCGCGTGGTGCCGGACTTAAAGCGCTACTTGGAAGAAGAGGTTTTTCTCGGGCGCTGCGGTATCCCCATGGAATTTCGGGCTGACTATGTTCCTTATAAGAGAAAAGAACTTGCGGAAGTGCCGGCCGAGACGCTTGCAATCCGAAACCGGGAAGAGCGTGAGGAGGAGGGCTTTTTCCTCTCGGGTGAGGAAGGCCCCGACATGCAGGGAGAGAACGCAGAAACGGCTTTTACCGCGGTGAGCGAGAAGCAAACGCTGAGCGAAGAGAAGGCAAAAGCAGAAAAGCAGAAGCCTGACAAGACAATAAAGCAGACGAAACATGGCGACCAAAAGGGGAACTATCGCGGGGAGAAACGGGAGTTCACGCGCAAGCTGCGCCGCTCCGACAATCCCGATGTACTCTACGGCAGAGATTTTGAGGACAACTTTATTCCGATTTCCGAGATTACGGAGGTCGTGGGTGAGGTTACGATACGCGGCAAAGTATTTGAACTCGATGTGCGCTATATCGAGAAGAGCGGGAGTACACTCTTCATTTTCTCTGTGACCGACTTTACGGACTCCATTACGGCGAAGCTCTTTGTGCGCGGGGAGGGCGAAGAGCTGGACCGCCTGAAGAGCGAAATTAAGGTGGGGAGCTTTTTAAAGCTGCGCGGTGCAACCACCATAGACAATCGCGACGGCGAATTGATTTTGGGCTCGGTGAACGGCATGAAGAAGTCCGAGTCTTTTGAGGAGAGCAAGCGAGAAGATCACGCGCGGGAAAAGCGGGTGGAGCTCCACTGCCACACAAAGATGAGCGATTTGGACGCGGTAAACAGCGCAAAGGACATCATCAAACAGGTCAAAAACTGGGGCATGGAGGCGGTTGCGATTACCGATCACGGCAATCTGCAGGCCTTTCCGGAGGCTTGGCATGCCGTTTCCGGAGATTTACAGAAGAACCCGAAGATAATCTACGGCGTAGAGGGCTATTTGGTCGATGACTTAAAAGAACTCGTGGTTGCGCCGGGCGAGCGAACGCTCGATGACAGCTTCGTGGTCTTTGATATTGAGACCACCGGTTTCTCGCCGCGAAAGAGCCGCATCATAGAAATCGGTGCGGTGAAGGTGGAGAACGGAAAAATTGTGGACCGTTTTTCGCAATTTGTGAATCCGGAACTGCCGATTCCCTACCGCATCGAGCAGTTGACCGGAATCAATGACGCGATGGTGCGAAACGCCCCGCCGATTGAACGGGTGCTGCCGGGCTTTCTTGCGTTTTGCGGCGATTCCGCCGTGGTCGCGCACAATGCCGCGTTCGATACGAGTTTTATCCGCGAAAACGCGCACGCACAGGGCATGGAGTATGCGCCGACCATACTGGACACAGTGAGTCTTGCCCACGTGCTGCTGCCGAAATTAAACCGTTATAAGCTGGATACGGTTGCAAAGGCGCTCGGTGTTTCCCTGCAGAACCACCACCGCGCGGTAGACGATGCCGAGTGCACGGCGGGTATCTTTCTCAAGTTTATAGAGATGCTTAAGGCGCGGGGGGCGCATACGCTTTCTGAGGTGGCGGCACTCGGGGACAGTTCCGAGGCGCTGATTCGCAAGATGAACAGCTATCACGTGATTATACTCGCGAAGAATGAGCTTGGGCGCGTGAACCTGTACCGCCTGGTCTCGGACTCCCATCTCAAGTACTACCATAAGCGCCCCAGAATACCGAAGAGTGAACTGCAACGTTATCGCGAGGGCTTGATCATCGGCTCCGCCTGCGAGGCGGGCGAACTCTATCAGGCCTTGCTCCGCGACGCTTCGGATGAGGAGATTAACCGCATTGCTTCCTTCTACGATTATCTGGAGATACAGCCGATTGCGAACAATCTTTTCATGTTGGACAGCGACCGCTACACGCCCGATACCGAAGAGGATTTGAGGAACTTAAACCGACGCATTGTGTCCATCGGCGAGGCACTGCAAAAGCCGGTCGTTGCGACCTGCGACGTTCACTTTTTAAACCCCGAAGATGAGATATACCGTCGCATGATTTTTTTCGGCAACAAATATGACGATGCCGATCGGCAGCCGCCGCTCTATTTTCGAACGACGGAGGAAATGCTGCGCGAGTTTGCCTATCTCGGCGCGGAAAAGTGCGAGGAAGTCGTCATCAAAAATACGCAGAAAATCGCACGCATGGTGGAGCGCATCTCCCCGGTGCGGCCCGACAAGTGCCCGCCCGTCATTGAGCATTCGGATGAAAAACTGACGGAGCTCTGCTACGGCATGGCGCATGCGCAGTACGGGGATCCGCTGCCGGCTCTTGTGCAGGAGAGACTTGACAAAGAGTTGAATTCCATCATTAAGAACGGGTTTGCCGTCATGTACATCATCGCCCACGAACTCGTGAAGCACTCGAACGAAGAGGGCTATCTCGTGGGCTCCCGCGGCTCGGTCGGTTCCTCCTTTGTCGCCTATACGGCCGGCATTACCGAGGTGAATCCCCTGCCGCCGCATTATGTATGCCCGAATTGCCGCTACTCGGACTTCGACTCGGAAATTCCGAAGCAGTTTGCGGGCACCGCGGGCTGCGACATGCCGGATCAAGTCTGCCCGCACTGCGGCGCAAAAATGAGAAAAGACGGCTTTGATATTCCCTTTGAGACCTTCCTCGGCTTTAAGGGAGACAAAGAGCCGGATATCGACCTGAACTTTTCGGGTGAGAACCAGAGCTCGGCGCACGCCTATACGGAGGTCATCTTCGGAAAAGGGCAGACGTTCCGCGCAGGCACAGTAGGCACCTTGGCGGAAAAGACGGCCTTCGGCTATGTGAAAAACTACTTTGAGGAGCACGGGACCAGAAAGCGAAAGTGCGAGATTAACCGCCTTGTGCAAGGCTGTGTCGGTGTGCGGCGCACCACGGGACAGCATCCGGGCGGCATTGTCGTCTTGCCGAAGGGCGAGTCGATTTACTCCTTTACGCCCCTGCAACACCCGGCGAACGATATGAACACGCCGATCGTCACGACACACTTCGAGTATCACGCGATCGACCACAATCTTTTGAAACTGGATATCCTGGGTCACCAGGACCCGACCATGATACGCAAACTACAGGATTTGACGCAGATCGATCCGGTCAAAGACATACCGCTCGATTCCCCCGAGGTGATGAGTCTTTTCCAGAGCACCGAGGCACTCGGTGTCAAGTCGGAGGATATTCTCGGCTGTCAGCTCGGCGCGCTCGGCATTCCCGAGTTCGGCACCGATTTCGCGATGAACATGGTCATTGAGGCCAAGCCGAAGGGCTTTTCCGACCTGGTTCGCATTGCGGGGCTTGCACACGGCACCGATGTCTGGCAGGGCAATGCGCAGGTGCTCATTTCCGAGGGCACGGCGACCATTCAGACCGCTATTTGTACGCGAGACGACATCATGCTCTCGCTGATTCAGTGGGGCATGGATCCGCAGGAGAGCTTTAAAATCATGGAGTCGGTCCGCAAAGGCAAGGGACTCACGCCGGAGTGGGAAGAACACATGCGGGAGCACGAGGTGCCGGACTGGTATATCTGGTCCTGCAAAAAAATCAAGTACATGTTCCCGAAGGCACATGCGGCTGCCTATGTCATGATGGCCTGGCGCATCGGCTACTGCAAAATCTTTTACCCGCTTGCTTACTATGCAGCCTACTTTACGATACGCGCGACCGGTTTCAGTTACGAGAGCATGTGTCAGGGCAAGGAGCGGCTTGAGTTCCTGCTTGCGGAGCTCGGCAAACGGAATTACAAGGGAAACCGAACGAACCCGTTGACCCCGAAGGAAGAGGATATGATTAAGGATGGGAGAATCGCGCAGGAGATGTATGCGCGCGGCTTTTCGTTCCTGCCGATCGATCTATACCGCGTCAGCGCGACACAATTTACCATTGTCGACGCGAAAATTATGCCGGCGCTCACCTCGATCGACGGACTCGGGGAGAGTGCGGCGGAGCAAATTGTGCGGGCGGCGGCCGAGGGTGCGTTCATTTCGAAAGACGACTTCCGTTCCCGGAGCGGCGTCGGACAAACCACCTGCGATCTGCTCGACCGGCTCGGCATACTCGGAAAACTGCCGGAATCGAACCAGCTCTCGCTCTTTGATTTCAGCTGA
- the leuS gene encoding leucine--tRNA ligase: protein MDYSFQKIEPKWQAKWEEEGIFHAKDFSEKPKFYGLVEFPYPSGAGMHVGHIKAYSSIEVISRKRRMQGYNVLFPIGFDAFGLPTENYAIKTNTHPRYITDKNIEKFSEQLKRVGFSFDWTRVIDTSRDDYYKWTQWIFLKLFEKGLVFRNKTLVNYCPSCKVVLSNEDSQGGKCDICHSDVVQLSKDVWYLKITEYADKLLLGLDEVDYPENIKQQQLNWIGKSTGAFVKFPLKDVNEELEVYTTRCDTLFGVTFMVIAPEHPLIDKLADRIGNMDAVLAYREEASHKTEFERTQLVKDKTGVRIEGLSALNPVSGKEIPIFISDYVMMGYGTGAIMAVPAHDQRDYEFAKRFDIEIIPVIEGGDLEKEAYSGDGVMINSEFLNGFTNKKDSIARMLEFLREKGIGHAGVQFKMKDWAFNRQRYWGEPIPLIHCPNCGVVAVPYEELPLRLPDMDNFKPGEDGQSPLAKVDSFVNCTCPKCGGAAKRETDTMPQWAGSSWYFLRYCDPHNSEKFADREKINYWMPVDWYNGGMEHVTRHLIYSRFWHHFLYDLGEVNTPEPYKKRSAQGLILGPDGEKMSKSKGNVVDPLDIVSQYGADTLRVYVLFMGDYASAAPWNDSSVKGCRRFLERVFALQDIVVPETVKALEAPLHKTIKKVSSDIEEQKFNTAIAALMTFMNEVGREKKIGKEQLLSFVKLLNPFAPHIAEEIYQAQGGEGSLQLASWPEYDEAKTVDESIEIGVQVNGKLRATVTIPTNCEKEEALALAKADEKVQAALDGKNLVKEIYVPNKIVNLVAK from the coding sequence ATGGACTATTCGTTTCAAAAGATAGAGCCGAAGTGGCAGGCTAAATGGGAAGAAGAGGGCATCTTCCACGCGAAGGACTTTTCGGAAAAGCCGAAGTTCTACGGACTCGTGGAGTTCCCCTATCCGAGCGGTGCAGGTATGCACGTGGGTCACATCAAGGCGTACTCGAGCATTGAGGTGATTTCGAGAAAGCGGAGAATGCAGGGCTACAACGTGCTCTTCCCGATCGGATTTGACGCCTTCGGTCTTCCGACCGAGAACTATGCGATTAAGACCAACACGCACCCGCGTTACATCACGGACAAGAACATCGAGAAGTTCTCGGAGCAGTTAAAGCGCGTCGGCTTCTCTTTTGACTGGACGCGTGTCATCGACACCTCCCGCGACGATTACTACAAGTGGACGCAGTGGATCTTCCTGAAGCTCTTTGAGAAGGGACTCGTGTTCCGCAATAAGACCCTGGTCAATTACTGCCCCTCTTGTAAGGTCGTGCTCTCGAACGAGGACAGCCAGGGCGGCAAGTGCGATATCTGTCACTCGGATGTCGTGCAGCTTTCAAAGGATGTCTGGTACTTAAAGATTACCGAGTACGCGGACAAGTTGCTTCTGGGACTCGACGAGGTGGATTACCCCGAGAACATTAAGCAGCAGCAGCTCAACTGGATCGGAAAGTCGACCGGTGCTTTCGTGAAATTTCCGCTGAAGGATGTGAACGAAGAGCTTGAGGTCTATACAACGCGCTGCGACACACTCTTCGGTGTGACTTTCATGGTCATTGCGCCGGAGCACCCGCTCATCGACAAGCTTGCGGACCGCATCGGAAACATGGACGCTGTGCTCGCCTACCGCGAGGAAGCTTCTCACAAAACCGAGTTTGAGCGCACCCAGCTTGTCAAGGACAAGACGGGCGTTCGCATCGAGGGCCTCAGCGCGCTAAACCCGGTGAGCGGCAAGGAAATCCCGATTTTCATCTCCGATTATGTCATGATGGGCTACGGCACCGGTGCCATTATGGCGGTTCCGGCGCACGACCAGCGTGACTACGAGTTCGCAAAGCGCTTTGATATTGAGATTATCCCGGTCATTGAGGGCGGGGATCTCGAGAAAGAGGCGTACAGCGGCGACGGCGTTATGATTAATTCCGAGTTCCTGAACGGATTTACCAACAAGAAGGATTCGATTGCGCGCATGCTGGAGTTCCTCCGGGAGAAGGGCATAGGACATGCGGGTGTTCAGTTTAAGATGAAAGACTGGGCGTTTAACCGCCAGCGCTATTGGGGTGAGCCGATTCCGCTGATTCACTGCCCGAACTGCGGCGTGGTCGCGGTTCCCTACGAGGAGCTTCCGCTTCGCCTGCCCGATATGGATAACTTTAAGCCCGGCGAGGACGGACAGTCGCCGCTCGCGAAAGTAGATTCCTTCGTAAACTGCACTTGTCCGAAGTGCGGCGGCGCGGCAAAGCGCGAGACCGATACCATGCCGCAGTGGGCGGGTTCCTCTTGGTACTTCCTTCGTTACTGCGACCCGCACAACAGCGAGAAGTTCGCGGACAGAGAAAAGATCAACTACTGGATGCCGGTGGACTGGTATAACGGCGGTATGGAGCACGTAACCCGCCATTTGATTTACTCCCGTTTCTGGCATCACTTCCTCTACGATCTCGGTGAAGTCAATACGCCGGAGCCGTATAAGAAGCGCTCGGCGCAGGGACTTATCCTCGGGCCGGACGGCGAAAAGATGAGTAAGTCGAAGGGCAATGTCGTGGATCCGCTTGATATCGTTTCGCAGTACGGTGCGGATACCCTGCGTGTCTACGTGCTCTTCATGGGTGATTATGCGTCCGCGGCACCGTGGAACGACAGTTCGGTGAAGGGTTGCCGTCGCTTCCTGGAGCGCGTATTCGCCCTGCAGGATATTGTGGTGCCTGAGACGGTAAAAGCACTCGAGGCGCCGCTACACAAGACCATCAAGAAGGTCTCCTCGGATATTGAGGAGCAGAAGTTCAACACCGCGATTGCCGCGCTCATGACCTTCATGAACGAAGTCGGCAGAGAGAAGAAGATCGGAAAAGAGCAGTTGCTCAGCTTCGTGAAGCTTCTGAATCCCTTCGCGCCGCACATTGCGGAGGAGATTTATCAGGCACAGGGCGGCGAGGGTTCTTTGCAGCTGGCTTCCTGGCCGGAATACGACGAGGCAAAGACCGTCGATGAGAGCATCGAAATCGGCGTGCAGGTGAACGGTAAGCTCCGAGCGACTGTGACCATTCCGACGAACTGTGAGAAAGAGGAAGCCCTTGCCCTCGCAAAGGCGGATGAGAAGGTGCAGGCCGCGCTCGACGGCAAGAACCTGGTCAAGGAAATTTATGTGCCGAACAAGATTGTGAACCTTGTTGCGAAGTGA
- a CDS encoding transketolase family protein → MSQGKKIATRESYGRTLAELGKEHEDFLVLDADLAGSTKTAVFRKAFPERHINCGIAEQNMVGVAAGIAATGRVAFASSFAMFAAGRAYEQIRNSVGYPQLNVKIAATHGGISVGEDGATHQCNEDFALMRTIPGMVVMVPSDDVEAEAMVRAAYAHKGPVYMRFSRLATPVFNNPETYKFEIGKAITMREGKDVAIIAAGLPLASAMEAAEKLAAEGIEARVIDMHTIKPLDEEAVLRAAKEIGKIVTVEEHSIIGGLGSAVAEVLAEQCPAKLKRVGIYDRYTESGPAEALIHHYGLDGEGVYNAVKAFLG, encoded by the coding sequence ATGAGTCAGGGAAAGAAGATTGCGACTCGCGAGAGCTACGGCAGAACCCTCGCGGAGCTTGGTAAAGAGCACGAGGACTTCCTCGTTTTGGATGCGGACCTCGCAGGTTCCACGAAGACCGCGGTATTCCGCAAGGCATTTCCGGAGCGTCACATCAACTGCGGCATTGCGGAGCAGAACATGGTCGGTGTCGCAGCCGGCATCGCTGCGACCGGCCGAGTGGCGTTTGCAAGTTCGTTCGCGATGTTTGCGGCCGGCAGAGCCTATGAGCAGATTCGAAACTCCGTCGGCTACCCGCAGCTCAATGTGAAGATTGCGGCTACCCACGGCGGCATTTCGGTCGGTGAAGACGGCGCAACCCACCAGTGCAACGAAGACTTTGCGCTGATGCGCACCATTCCCGGCATGGTGGTCATGGTTCCGTCCGACGATGTCGAGGCGGAGGCTATGGTGCGTGCGGCATATGCGCACAAGGGACCTGTCTACATGCGCTTTAGCCGCCTTGCGACGCCGGTGTTCAACAATCCGGAGACCTACAAGTTTGAAATCGGCAAGGCGATTACGATGCGCGAGGGCAAGGATGTCGCAATTATCGCTGCCGGTCTCCCGCTCGCTTCCGCGATGGAAGCGGCAGAGAAGCTCGCGGCCGAGGGGATAGAGGCACGTGTCATCGATATGCACACCATTAAGCCGCTCGATGAGGAGGCAGTGCTTCGCGCGGCGAAGGAAATCGGGAAGATTGTCACGGTTGAGGAGCACTCGATCATCGGCGGTCTCGGCTCCGCGGTCGCGGAAGTGCTCGCAGAGCAGTGCCCGGCAAAGTTAAAGCGTGTCGGCATCTATGACCGCTATACGGAATCCGGTCCCGCGGAGGCGCTGATTCACCACTACGGTCTGGACGGCGAAGGCGTGTACAACGCTGTCAAGGCATTTCTCGGCTGA